In Betta splendens chromosome 19, fBetSpl5.4, whole genome shotgun sequence, the following proteins share a genomic window:
- the LOC114845905 gene encoding wings apart-like protein homolog, translating to MTSRFGKTYSRKGGEGTSKFDEVLSTKRGTLSTKWGDTKYKARVGSKRAGVPKSDSVLEVYKKPRPCGDASEDPFGFDSDEESKPVSSRGGSKASPAKPASAEPPQAERPSASLSTGSRSSFQGRDSWLTSDRSQPTVMEDTAQFFNSSSSARGKSQQSSSTSLENQHSYSWYQNACESDSKPLAQSTTLKTGSKAESTYDSWDAIMGLRPPSPSLEPRNPAPTLSWASTGIAAGRFEKIETPPSPPPFQSPSESEELGGDSDFLAEMSDYSQVSSRNSNCRTYRRPNKQGSGKTPDSSSLAGTVFGTDAPTAVSDSSNKATGGGRGRGRTRDYTVLHPSSVSMCNVTIQDKGVEEFSSDAAPSSGGSSSASGNAAELEGGWQWKKTEQQTTRFRQTQTKSKKDSKLDLFGFEDADVHQEENSTDSTDGRSTYKIKYFGFDDMSDSDGADSEDDGSKTRRKAARTPVAKETPVVIVEDTESNDVPDPFERLESRDERKPSAKDNKTNSKKQDSRIGADILDFTEEGLRVVAGFPTRPPQSKAAEKNPDTFRRIFSAHKKSPTKAVYNARHWTLESEEEPPPTFISRPQTAPASASASVVTGGASKEPTSAPKDDGVFKAPPPPPKVTKSVTVPSDPYQDTVTVRKCHKEHKELYTVVRQVKHFNDVVEFGENQEFTDDFEYLATGLKTGQPLNTRCLSVISLATRCAMPSFRMHLRARGKVAQVFKTLNDAPQHPNLALCTASLMYILSRDRLNMDLDRSCLDLMIRLLELDQDQGAGAVSDSPAQFSAKEIAKMKGKIRKLCDTVHNKHLDLQNITTGHLAMETLLSLTSKRAGDWFKEELRLLGGLDHIVDKVKECVDNLNQEEKEKLVSSLWGAERCLRVLESVTVHNPENQGYLIAYKDSSLIISSAKALRRCEEMVQCYCREGNSDRALVGKALENCMKAIIGVLLNLTHDNEWGSTKTGEQEDLIVTALNCVLKVPQYLPQEQRFDIRVLGLGLLINLVEYSARNRYCLMEMETEGGQGPCDSTVLLSPQHQAITSTGPMSAIAVLVQLFLQREHAAMLAEAQTDDLIKEAPKPALDQSGQWQETSGEIQWIANDDHTDKQDEDKKKEEEEEEELDLNKALQHAGKHMEDCIVASYTALLLGCLCQGSSANVTTVRENLPKGDFSILTEMLKKFLNFMNLTCDVGTTGQKSISRIIDYLEHC from the exons ATGACATCCAGATTTGGTAAAACCTACAGCCGCAAAGGAGGCGAGGGGACGTCCAAGTTTGATGAGGTCCTGTCCACCAAGAGAGGCACCCTCAGCACCAAATGGGGTGACACCAAATACAAGGCCCGAGTGGGCTCCAAGCGCGCCGGCGTCCCCAAGAGCGACTCTGTCCTGGAGGTGTATAAGAAGCCCCGTCCCTGCGGTGATGCCTCGGAGGATCCGTTCGGGTTCGACAGCGATGAGGAATCCAAGCCCGTGTCATCTCGTGGGGGCAGCAAAGCATCACCTGCGAAGCCAGCATCAGCAGAGCCTCCGCAGGCAGAACGGCCGAGCGCCTCTCTGAGCACAGGGAGCAGGTCCAGCTTCCAGGGAAGGGACTCATGGCTGACCAGTGACAGGAGCCAACCCACAGTGATGGAGGACACGGCCCAGTTTTTCAACAGCAGCAGTTCTGCTCGAG GAAAGTCCCAGCAGAGTTCCTCTACATCACTGGAGAACCAACACAGCTACTCGTGGTACCAAAACGCTTGTGAGAGCGACAGTAAGCCCCTAGCACAGAGTACCACCTTGAAGACTGGGTCCAAGGCGGAGTCCACCTATGACTCCTGGGATGCCATCATGGGCCTCCGTCCGCCCTCACCCAGCCTGGAACCTCGCAACCCTGCTCCCACGCTTTCCTGGGCATCCACAGGTATCGCTGCTGGACGCTTTGAGAAGATTGAGACGcccccctcacctccaccaTTCCAAAGTCCCTCTGAGAGTGAGGAGCTAGGAGGCGACTCAGATTTCCTCGCAGAGATGTCGGACTACTCCCAGGTGTCCAGCAGGAACTCGAACTGTCGAACATACAGGAGGCCAAACAAACAGGGCTCTGGCAAAACGCCCGACTCCAGCAGCTTAGCAGGCACAGTTTTTGGCACAGACGCTCCCACAGCCGTCTCTGACAGCAGTAATAAGGCAACAGGTGGTggaaggggaagaggaaggACGCGAGACTACACAGTCCTGCATCCCTCCTCTGTGTCCATGTGTAACGTCACCATCCAAGACAAAGGGGTGGAGGAGTTCAGCAGCGATgcagcgccctctagtggtggcAGTAGCTCAGCCTCTGGCAACGCAGCCGAGCTGGAAGGAGGATGGCAGTGGAAGAAAACGGAACAGCAGACCACAAG GTTTAGACAGACCCAAACCAAGTCCAAGAAGGACAGTAAGCTGGATCTGTTCGGCTTCGAAGATGCCGATGTTCATCAGGAGGAAAACAGCACCGACAGCACAGACGGACGCTCTACTTACAAAATCAAATACTTTGGCTTTGACGACATGAGCGACAGCGACGGAGCCGACAGTGAAGACGACGGCTCCAAAACGAGGAGGAAGGCAGCGAGGACTCCTGTTGCCAAGGAAACCCCAGTGGTTATCGTGGAAGACACAGAGTCCAATGATGTGCCAGATCCCTTTGAGAGGCTGGAGAGTCGAGACGAAAGAAAACCCTCAGCCAAAGACAACAAGACGAATTCTAAGAAGCAGGACAGCAGGATCGGAGCAG ACATCCTGGACTTCACCGAGGAGGGCCTCAGGGTGGTGGCTGGGTTTCCCACGAGGCCGCCTCAAAGCAAAGCGGCCGAGAAGAATCCAGACACCTTTCGAAGGATCTTCAGTGCACATAAGAAG TCTCCCACCAAAGCGGTGTATAACGCCAGGCACTGGACGttggagagcgaggaggagccgCCTCCAACTTTTATTTCTCGACCCCAGACAGCGCCT GCGTCGGCATCTGCATCcgtggtcacaggaggagccAGCAAGGAGCCCACCAGCGCTCCGAAGGATGACGGCGTGTTCaaggctcctcctcctccacccaagGTCACCAAGAGTGTCACCGTTCCCAGCGATCCCTACCAGGACACGGTCACTGTACGCAAATGCCACAAAGAGCACAAGGAG TTGTACACAGTTGTCCGACAAGTGAAGCATTTCAATGACGTGGTGGAGTTTGGAGAGAACCAGGAGTTTACGGACGATTTTGAATATTTGGCTACTGGTCTGAAGACGGGACAGCCTCTCAACACGCGATGCCTTAG TGTGATCAGCCTGGCGACGCGCTGCGCCATGCCCAGCTTCAGGATGCACCTCAGGGCCAGAGGGAAGGTGGCTCAGGTCTTCAAGACACTCAACGATGCACCACAGCATCCG AACCTGGCTCTGTGCACGGCCTCGCTGATGTACATCCTGAGTAGAGACCGGCTCAATATGGATCTGGACCGGTCCTGTCTGGACCTGATGatcaggctgctggagctggaccaggaccagggggCCGGGGCGGTGAGCGACTCCCCTGCTCAGTTCAGTGCCAAGGAAATTGCCAAGATGAAGGGAAAGATCCGGAAGCTTTGTGACACCGTGCACAACAAGCATCTGGACCTGCAGAATATAACG ACGGGTCATTTAGCAATGGAGACATTGCTGTCACTTACTTCCAAACGAGCCGGGGACTGGTTCAAAGAGGAGCTTCGGCTGCTGGGAGGACTGGACCACATAGTAGATAAAG TGAAGGAGTGTGTTGACAACCTGaaccaggaggagaaggagaagctggtTTCTTCTCTGTGGGGGGCTGAGAGGTGTTTACGGGTCCTGGAGAGT GTCACGGTCCACAACCCAGAGAACCAGGGCTACTTGATCGCCTACAAAGACTCATCACTCATCATCTCCTCTGCaaa GGCCCTAAGGCGATGTGAGGAGATGGTCCAGTGTTATTGCAGGGAGGGGAACTCGGACCGGGCTCTGGTGGGGAAAGCACTAGAGAACTGTATGAAAGCCATCATCGGTGTCCTGCTCAACCTGACGCATGACAACG AGTGGGGCAGCACCAAGACAGGAGAACAGGAAGATCTAATAGTGACAGCTCTCAACTGTGTCCTCAAAGTCCCTCAGTATCTGCCACAGGAGCAGAGGTTCGACATACGAGTACTG ggtctgGGTCTGCTTATCAACTTGGTGGAGTACAGCGCCAGGAACAGgtactgtctgatggagatggagacggagggaggtCAGGGTCCCTGCGATTCCACCGTCCTGCTCAGTCCTCAACATCAAGCGATCACCAGCACCGGCCCAATGAGCGCCATCGCTGTTCTAGTACAG cTCTTCCTCCAGCGCGAACATGCTGCCATGCTGGCTGAGGCGCAGACTGATGACCTCATCAAAGAAGCTCCCAAGCCTGCGCTAGACCAGAGCGGCCAGTGGCAGGAGACGAGCGGAGAGATCCAGTGGATCGCCAACGACGACCACACCGACAAACAGGACGAAgacaagaagaaggaggaggaggaggaagaggagctcgACCTCAACAAAG ctctgcagcacgCAGGGAAGCACATGGAGGACTGCATCGTGGCCTCCTACACAGCTCTGCTGCTGGGCTGCCTCTGTCAGGGAAGCTCT GCGAATGTGACTACTGTGAGGGAGAACCTACCTAAAGGAGATTTTTCCATCTTGACAGAAATGCTGAAAAAATTCCTCAACTTCATGAACCTCACT TGTGACGTCGGCACCACAGGACAGAAGTCCATCTCCAGGATCATTGACTATCTGGAGCACTGCTAG
- the atoh1c gene encoding fer3-like protein has product MPPRKSLFAPFVSVQPDGGVGPAPRHGHVHALLHRSRAQERHADHHEPPCAIVELRMGPALHHLHPDKCALERAQRRRRLAANARERRRMLGLNVAFDRLRSVIPNLESDKKLSKSETLQMAQIYIATLSELLQEGGGGGSAPTDALRPSGAPASQGATLVDEPSGSVTDVRTGKGGGARLRTEEQRGREDDLWERTSGTK; this is encoded by the coding sequence ATGCCGCCGCGTAAAAGTCTTTTTGCGCCTTTCGTCTCGGTGCAGCCGGACGGCGGCGTGGGGCCGGCGCCGCGGCACGGACACGTCCACGCTCTGTTGCACCGGAGCCGTGCGCAGGAGCGCCACGCGGACCACCACGAGCCTCCGTGCGCCATCGTGGAGCTGCGGATGGGCCCCGCGTTGCACCACCTGCACCCGGACAAGTGCGCGCTGGAACGCGcgcagaggaggcggcgcctcGCTGCCAACGcccgggagaggaggaggatgctcgGCCTCAACGTCGCCTTCGACCGGCTCCGCAGCGTCATCCCGAACCTGGAGAGCGACAAGAAGCTCTCCAAATCCGAGACCCTCCAAATGGCGCAGATCTACATCGCCACCCTCAGCGAGCTGCTCCAGgagggaggcggtggaggcTCGGCTCCGACCGACGCACTGAGGCCCTCGGGGGCTCCGGCTTCACAGGGGGCCACATTGGTAGACGAGCCGTCGGGCTCCGTTACAGACGTTCGCACCGGGAAGGGAGGCGGCGCGCGGCTGCGCACGGAGGAGCAGCGGGGTCGAGAGGACGACTTGTGGGAGAGAACGAGCGGCACAAAGTGA
- the LOC114846463 gene encoding neoverrucotoxin subunit alpha-like: MDSDQKVVAALGRPFTLGMLYDAHKDELLTGLTLWDKKTLQEHRSEHSQHSSSFEVATSDSIESKSNLLDIDASLKASFMSGLIEVEGSAKYLNNQKKFKNQSRVTLQYKVTTTFEQLSMTEEEAKNMLNAADSEKESATHVVTGILYGANAFFVFDSEKLDASSVQEIEGSMKALIKKIPNAEISGKVEMKLTSEEKAVTNKFSCKFIGDFILPSNPKTFEEAVQTYVELPKLLTNNQDTVAPLKVWLTPLKIFSSTASELKGRICTSLLSKAETALEDVEQAERRCNDSLDDEVVENLPEILKKLRKFAKNCQDYKSQLQQMMKEEFPLIREGQKENASVENLFDERDNSPFSSDNLNNWMNSREREINIIRSCVEMMKAGTNVRMVPRQSDLDREILAPGVEQALCFVFTSVERVDSYLEEMTKYLHAHDPHDKNVLLSAQQPWYNSNEVLSKMRGKAAALHDFATSLKNKSTFRFLVTTAPNDKYQGATIYHYKDGVLVTEDFSRPSIPDVTKVTDQKDLFWYACDLTMDPNTVNGYLILSDKDKRATYGPWQYYPDHPERFTEPQVLCREGLSGRHYWVVEWNDNCGAGVAYKRMQRKEREANRFGRNAVSWFLAKECGSLSVHHNSNLQNTGFPPSGCNRVGVYLDWPAGTLTFYDATSNTLKHIYTFTTKFTEPVYPGLWFYYKTNFVYLCPL; this comes from the exons ATGGACTCAGACCAAAAGGTGGTGGCTGCCCTGGGTCGACCTTTTACCCTGGGAATGCTGTATGATGCTCACAAGGATGAACTTCTCACAG GACTCACATTGTGGGATAAAAAAACTCTACAAGAGCACAGGTCTGAGCATTCTCAGCACAGCAGTTCATTTGAAGTTGCTACATCTGATTCTATAGAGTCCAAGTCCAATCTGCTCGATATTGATGCTTCTCTAAAGGCTAGTTTCATGAGTGGATTGATTGAAGTTGAAGGTTCTGCAAAGTATTTGAACAATCAGAAGAAATTCAAGAATCAGAGCAGAGTGACGCTTCAGTACAAAGTTACCACCACATTCGAACAGCTGTCAATGACTGAGGAAGAAGCCAAGAACATGTTGAATGCTGCTGATTCTGAGAAAGAGTCTGCCACACATGTGGTGACGGGCATCCTGTATGGGGCAAATGCTTTCTTTGTGTTTGACAGTGAGAAGTTAGATGCTAGCAGCGTTCAGGAGATCGAGGGCAGCATGAAAGCTCTCATTAAGAAGATTCCCAATGCTGAAATTAGTGGGAAAGTTGAAATGAAGCTGACTAGCGAAGAAAAAGCTGTGACGAACAAATTCTCCTGTAAGTTCATTGGGGACTTTATTCTTCCCAGCAATCCTAAAACATTTGAAGAAGCAGTGCAGACCTACGTAGAGCTTCCAAAACTACTGACAAACAACCAAGACACTGTTGCTCCACTAAAGGTCTGgctgacaccactgaagatctTCAGTTCCACGGCTTCTGAGCTGAAGGGTAGGATCTGTACTTCATTACTGAGTAAAGCTGAGACGGCTCTAGAAGATGTAGAGCAAGCAGAAAGAAGATGCAATGACTCTCTGGATGATGAAGTGGTGGAAAATCTGCCTGAGATTTTAAAGAAGTTGAGAAAGTTCGCAAAAAATTGTCAAGATTACAAGTCTCAGCTCCAGCAGATGATGAAGGAGGAATTTCCTTTGATTCGTGAAGGTCAAAAAGAAAATGCTTCAGTAGAAAATCTCTTTGATGAAAGAGATAATTCACCTTTCAGTAGTGACAATTTAAACAACTGGATGAacagcagagaaagagaaatcaaTATCATCAGGTCCTGTGTGGAGATGATGAAGGCAGGAACCAATGTGAGGATGGTTCCACGTCAGTCAGATCTGGATAGAGAGATTCTGGCTCCAGGTGTAGAACAAGCTCTGTGCTTCGTTTTCACCTCTGTGGAACGTGTTGACTCCTACCTGGAAGAGATGACCAAGTACTTACATGCACATGACCCACATGATAAGAACGTCCTTCTGTCAGCACAGCAGCCATGGTACAACTCAAATGAGGTTTTGAGCAAAATgagaggaaaagctgcagctttgcatgATTTTGCAACCAGTTTGAAGAACAAGAGCACATTCCGTTTCCTTGTAACAACCGCACCAAATGATAAATACCAGGGTGCAACTATCTACCATTACAAGGACGGTGTTCTGGTCACTGAAGATTTCTCACGGCCCAGCATCCCTGATGTTACGAAAGTCACTGATCAGAAAGATTTGTTCTGGT ATGCCTGTGATCTCACCATGGACCCCAACACTGTAAACGGCTACCTCATTCTGTCTGATAAAGACAAGAGGGCAACGTATGGACCATGGCAGTACTACCCTGATCATCCAGAGAGATTTACTGAGCCACAGGTTCTGTGCAGAGAAGGACTGAGCGGACGTCACTATTGGGTGGTAGAGTGGAACGATAATTGTGGTGCAGGTGTTGCATATAAAAGAATGCAACGGAAAGAAAGGGAAGCCAATCGTTTTGGACGTAATGCTGTATCCTGGTTTTTGGCTAAGGAATGTGGGTCACTCAGTGTACACCATAATAGTAATTTACAGAACACAGGTTTTCCCCCTTCTGGGTGCAACAGAGTGGGGGTGTACCTGGATTGGCCTGCTGGTACCCTGACTTTCTACGATGCCACCTCTaacacactgaaacacatcTACACCTTCACCACCAAGTTCACTGAACCTGTTTATCCAGGTCTCTGGTTTTATTACAAGACCAACTTTGTTTATCTGTGTCCACTttaa